The proteins below come from a single Fusarium verticillioides 7600 chromosome 3, whole genome shotgun sequence genomic window:
- a CDS encoding protoheme IX farnesyltransferase, mitochondrial (At least one base has a quality score < 10), protein MRQPRCLLPAVEKILLNAAAAAPASRRCMSSAAAFQPPRILAPAPWKGSSFFLSNRLFDRSTCLDFVILRRANGIRSTSASAATISSTNTSQAEPEQELAPHRRRQAQRREKAAAEAAAAAARGEKPLPPDASSLLASHAASQTSSFRRYLSACLSLSKPRLTMLVVLTAMASYALYPVPEMLSPSTTETPSLSPLTLLFLTIGTTLCSSSANALNMLYEPSTDAKMTRTRNRPLVRKLISQRAAVLFAILAGALGTGALYFGVNPTVSGLGFANIVIYAGMYTPLKAVTVFNTWIGAVVGGIPPLMGWAAAAGETATKDGSWRELLFSPDGSSIGGWVMAGLLFAWQFPHFMALSWPIREEYKKAGLRMLAWTNPARNGRVALRYSFIFIPLCVSLCAAGVTEWSFAVTSLPINAWLIKEAVRFWRFEGHQGSARSLFWASVWHLPGIMILALLHKKGMWSRVWRSVFGEDEGEWEEEELDEMMSMAAESTNDHLQHDKPVR, encoded by the coding sequence ATGCGACAACCACGATGTCTCCTCCCCGCCGTGGAGAAGATCCTCCTCAATGCAGCTGCAGCCGCACCCGCTAGCCGACGGTGCATGTCCTCCGCCGCAGCCTTCCAGCCGCCTAGAATACTCGCTCCTGCTCCGTGGAAGGGCTCTTCGTTTTTCCTCTCGAATAGATTGTTTGATAGATCGACATGTCTCGATTTTGTAATACTACGGCGTGCCAATGGCATCAGATCCACGTCGGCTTCGGCGGCTACGATATCTTCTACGAATACCTCGCAAGCAGAGCCGGAACAGGAATTAGCACCGCATCGACGACGACAGGCTCAACGGAGGGAgaaagctgctgctgaagctgcgGCCGCTGCAGCTAGAGGCGAAAAACCACTTCCTCCCGATGCCTCATCCCTCCTCGCTTCACATGCCGCTTCGCAAACGAGTTCTTTCCGCCGCTACCTCTCCGCATGTCTCTCCCTCTCGAAACCTCGATTAACAATGCTCGTCGTCCTTACCGCAATGGCTTCATATGCTTTATACCCCGTTCCCGAAATGCTGTCGCCGAGTACGACCGAGACACCGAGTTTGAGTCCTTTAACATTATTATTCCTCACGATCGGCACGACGCTATGTTCCTCTAGCGCGAATGCTCTAAACATGCTTTATGAGCCTTCGACGGATGCTAAGATGACTCGAACTCGAAACCGACCCCTCGTGCGAAAGCTCATTTCTCAAAGGGCTGCTGTTCTGTTTGCAATTTTGGCTGGGGCTTTGGGTACAGGCGCCTTGTACTTTGGTGTCAACCCCACTGTTTCCGGACTTGGGTTCGCTAATATTGTTATCTACGCTGGAATGTACACACCTCTCAAGGCTGTGACGGTTTTTAATACCTGGATCGGTGCGGTGGTAGGCGGTATTCCTCCTCTGATGGGCTGGGCTGCGGCTGCTGGTGAGACTGCCACAAAAGACGGTTCATGGCGTGAGCTTCTATTCTCCCCCGACGGTTCATCCATTGGCGGTTGGGTCATGGCTGGTCTACTCTTCGCATGGCAGTTCCCCCACTTCATGGCGCTCAGCTGGCCCATTCGTGAAGAGTACAAAAAGGCAGGTCTTCGAATGCTAGCATGGACAAACCCCGCACGAAACGGCCGAGTCGCTCTTCGatacagcttcatcttcattcccCTCTGCGTATCTCTCTGTGCCGCAGGAGTAACAGAATGGTCCTTTGCCGTCACAAGCTTGCCAATAAATGCCTGGCTTATCAAGGAAGCCGTGCGCTTCTGGCGGTTTGAGGGTCACCAAGGCAGCGCGAGAAGTCTTTTCTGGGCGAGTGTATGGCATCTCCCTGGGATAATGATCCTGGCCTTGTTACACAAGAAGGGCATGTGGAGTAGAGTTTGGAGGAGTGTctttggcgaggatgagggtgagtgggaggaggaggaactggatgagatgatgagcatggcTGCGGAGAGTACCAATGACCATTTGCAGCACGATAAGCCTGTGCGGTGA
- a CDS encoding DNA mismatch repair protein MSH6, with the protein MTSQRSTAARTPAKATKPAATTSSAKQRSIVSFFQKAPPSSPAAPASSPLAKASPTPKQSSCLKETTKANSLPKTTPLSKSKPKPTVAIKQTTPVLDSDAIEPPSSQENLDSTMKKPSKKMDHDALPSSPTRKVKKVVSYAESSEEDEPFQFGGPASSRRRTRVRQVVRDEDDYEEQEEEEAEENESDTMDDFIASDSDEDTSRSKKRKRPSKPAAPRKRSNKSSPIPEPEIDIKDSILEDDELMDDVGGATASQWSYDAASTDKQPVVKPAERVAIRDPKYKEKAHTKDPDQRYPWLANIMDKDKRKPDHPEYDKRTIYIPPAAWHKFSPFETQYWKIKQNLWDTIVFFKKGKFYELYENDATVGHQEFDFKMTDRVNMRMVGVPESSLDHWVNQFIAKQYKVARVDQMETNLGKEMRERQDKSKKADKVITRELACILTAGTLVDGSMLQDDMASYCVAIKESVVDGLPAFGIAFADTATGRFYLSTFVDDVDLTKFETLIAQTGPRELLLEKSRLSTKALRILKNNTSPTTIWTHLKPGEEFWEADKTRRELDCGGYFKREDADEEAWPEILQSLRDDDLAMSATGALISYLRFLKLERPLLSQGNFELYNPIQKNGILILDGQTLINLEVFSNSVNGGSEGTLFSLLNKCVTPFGKRLFRSWVAHPLCNIERINERLDAVEMLNADQTVREQFASQLVKMPDLERLISRIHAGACKPEDFVKVLEGFEQIEYTMSLLGSYKGGNGLVDRLISSMPNLDEPLSYWRSAFDRTKARDEKLLIPERGIEEDFDESSDRIEEIKQQLEDLLAEKKKEFKCKLLKFTDVGKEIYQLEAPKSVKVPSTFRQMSATKDVKRWYFPELSQLVRELQEAEETHSQLVREVASRFFQKFDVDYETWLQAIKIIAQLDCLVSLAKASASLGQPSCRPEFVDEERSTVDFQELRHPCMMNTVDDFIPNDIKLGGDQAKINLLTGANAAGKSTVLRMSCVAVIMAQIGCYVPATFARLTPVDRIMSRLGANDNIFAAQSTFFVELSETKKILSEATPRSLVILDELGRGTSSYDGVAVAQAVLHHVATHIGCVGYFATHYHSLATEFENHPEIRARRMQIHVDDEERRVTFLYKLEDGVAEGSFGMHCAAMCGISSRVIDRAEVAAKEWEHTSRLKDSLEKAKTGCYIPLGILSDIGALLGDKGEMGDAGVNVLLNAIEAL; encoded by the exons ATGACGAGCCAGCGATCAACTGCGGCCCGAACGCCCGCTAAAGCGACCAAACCTGCTGCCACTACTTCTTCAGCCAAGCAGCGTTCAATCGTTTCCTTCTTCCAAAAAGCGCCCCCCTCTTCGCCCGCCGCTCccgcatcatctcctctcgCGAAAGCCTCTCCCACGCCCAAGCAATCCTCGTGCTTGAAAGAAACAACGAAGGCGAATTCTTTGCCAAAGACAACTCCGCTCTCTAagtccaagcccaagccaacTGTCGCCATCAAGCAAACAACCCCCGTGCTCGATAGTGACGCTATTGAGCCCCCGAGCTCCCAGGAGAATCTCGATTCGACCATGAAG AAGccctccaagaagatggatcatGACGCTCTCCCCAGCAGTCCGACTCGCAAG GTCAAAAAGGTTGTTAGTTACGCCGAATCCTCAGAGGAAGACGAACCCTTTCAGTTCGGCGGGCCCGCAAGCTCGCGTCGAAGGACAAGAGTACGACAGGTTGTTAGGGATGAGGACGATTacgaagaacaagaagaggaagaggctgaggagaacGAGAGTG ATACTATGGATGACTTTATTGCATCAGACTCAGACGAAGACACCTCTCGTtccaagaagcgaaagcgGCCCTCAAAGCCCGCTGCTCCCCGAAAACGATCCAACAAGTCATCGCCCATCCCAGAACCCGAAATAGATATCAAGGATAGcattcttgaagatgatgagctgatgGATGATGTGGGAGGCGCTACGGCCTCACAATGGAGCTACGACGCTGCCTCTACCGATAAGCAACCGGTCGTCAAGCCCGCTGAAAGAGTGGCCATAAGGGACCCCAAGTATAAAGAGAAGGCACACACCAAAGATCCCGATCAAAGGTATCCTTGGCTTGCCAATATTATGGATAAAGACAAGCGAAAGCCCGACCATCCCGAGTACGACAAGCGAACAATTTACATTCCCCCCGCTGCTTGGCACAAGTTCTCTCCTTTTGAGACTCAATACTGGAAGATCAAGCAGAACCTTTGGGATACaattgtcttcttcaagaagggcaaaTTTTACGAGTTATACGAGAACGATGCCACCGTGGGGCATCAGGAATTCGACTTCAAAATGACAGACCGGGTCAACATGCGCATGGTCGGAGTGCCCGAAAGCTCCCTTGACCACTGGGTGAACCAGTTTATCGCTAAACAATACAAAGTTGCTCGTGTCGATCAGATGGAGACAAACTTGGGTAAAGAGATGCGTGAGCGACAGGATAAGAGCAAGAAGGCCGACAAGGTTATCACCCGTGAGCTTGCTTGCATCCTTACAGCCGGAACACTTGTCGATGGTAGCATGTTGCAGGATGACATGGCCTCCTACTGTGTCGCTATCAAGGAATCTGTCGTTGACGGCCTCCCTGCTTTTGGTATCGCCTTTGCCGACACTGCTACTGGACGCTTCTACCTTTCTACCTTTGTGGATGATGTGGATTTGACCAAGTTTGAGACCCTCATCGCTCAAACCGGCCCGCGAGAACTActccttgagaagtctcGGCTGTCTACCAAGGCCCTGCGTATCCTCAAAAACAACACTAGCCCAACCACCATCTGGACGCACCTCAAGCCAGGTGAAGAGTTCTGGGAGGCGGATAAGACCCGCCGCGAACTCGACTGTGGAGGCTACttcaagagagaagatgccgatgaagaggcttGGCCCGAGATTCTCCAGTCATTGCGGGATGATGATTTGGCCATGTCGGCAACTGGTGCCTTGATCTCGTACTTGCGcttcctcaagcttgagagACCTTTACTGTCCCAGGGCAACTTCGAGCTCTACAACCCTATTCAGAAGAATGGAATACTGATCCTGGATGGCCAGAcgctcatcaaccttgaagtcttctccaactcggtCAATGGCGGTTCCGAGGGTACGTTGTTCAGCTTACTTAACAAGTGCGTCACGCCCTTTGGAAAACGTCTCTTCCGATCATGGGTCGCGCACCCGCTTTGCAACATTGAGCGTATCAATGAACgtcttgatgctgtcgagaTGCTCAATGCCGATCAGACAGTTCGGGAACAATTCGCCTCCCAGCTCGTCAAGATGCCCGACTTGGAGAGACTCATCTCCCGAATCCACGCTGGGGCGTGCAAGCCCGAGGACTTTGTTAAGGTCCTGGAAGGCTTTGAGCAGATAGAGTACACCATGAGTCTTCTGGGATCCTACAAGGGTGGCAATGGCCTCGTCGATCGCCTGATCTCGTCAATGCCCAATCTTGATGAGCCTTTGAGCTATTGGAGATCAGCATTTGATCGTACCAAGGCGCGTGATGAGAAGCTACTCATTCCTGAGCGTGGTATTGAAGAAGATTTTGATGAGAGTTCCGATCGCATCGAGGAGATTAAGCAACAACTCGAGGATCTCttggccgagaagaagaaggagttcaagtgcaagcttctcaagttcacAGACGTTGGTAAAGAGATCTACCAGCTGGAGGCCCCCAAGAGCGTCAAGGTTCCATCAACTTTCCGCCAGATGTCAGCGACAAAGGACGTCAAGCGCTGGTACTTCCCCGAACTATCCCAACTTGtgcgagagcttcaagaagcggaagaaaCGCACTCGCAGCTCGTACGTGAAGTTGCGTCGCGATTCTTCCAGAAGTTCGATGTTGACTATGAGACCTGGCTGCAAGCCATCAAGATTATCGCGCAGCTGGATTGTCTTGTCAGCCTAGCCAAGGCATCCGCATCGCTCGGCCAGCCAAGTTGCCGTCCCGAGTTCGTGGATGAGGAGCGAAGCACTGTTGACTTCCAGGAGCTGCGACATCCTTGTATGATGAACACAGTGGACGACTTCATTCCCAACGATatcaagcttggtggtgaccaggccaagatcaatTTATTGACTGGAGCCAACGCTGCCGGTAAATCCACCGTCCTTCGCATG TCTTGTGTCGccgtcatcatggctcagaTCGGATGCTACGTCCCTGCCACTTTCGCACGCCTCACTCCCGTCGACCGTATCATGTCTCGTCTCGGTGCCAACGACAACATCTTCGCCGCTCAATCTACCTTTTTCGTTGAGCTctccgagaccaagaagattcttTCCGAAGCCACACCCCGATCGTTGGTtattcttgatgaacttggtcGTGGAACCAGCTCTTACGATGGTGTCGCTGTCGCCCAGGCTGTTCTTCACCACGTCGCTACTCACATTGGCTGCGTCGGTTATTTTGCTACACACTACCACTCTCTCGCGACAGAGTTTGAGAACCATCCCGAGATCCGAGCACGAAGGATGCAGATCCACGTCGATGACGAGGAGCGTCGTGTTACCTTCTTGTACAAACTGGAAGACGGTGTCGCTGAGGGTAGTTTCGGTATGCACTGCGCCGCCATGTGTGGAATCTCATCGCGCGTCATTGACCGCGCAGAAGTCGCTGCCAAAGAATGGGAGCACACCAGTCGTCTCAAAGACAGTCTtgaaaaggcaaagacagGGTGCTACATTCCGCTGGGTATTCTCAGCGACATCGGCGCACTGCTCGGTGACAAGGGCGAAATGGGCGACGCAGGAGTGAatgttcttctcaacgctATCGAGGCATTATAA
- a CDS encoding DNA mismatch repair protein MSH6: MTSQRSTAARTPAKATKPAATTSSAKQRSIVSFFQKAPPSSPAAPASSPLAKASPTPKQSSCLKETTKANSLPKTTPLSKSKPKPTVAIKQTTPVLDSDAIEPPSSQENLDSTMKPSKKMDHDALPSSPTRKVKKVVSYAESSEEDEPFQFGGPASSRRRTRVRQVVRDEDDYEEQEEEEAEENESDTMDDFIASDSDEDTSRSKKRKRPSKPAAPRKRSNKSSPIPEPEIDIKDSILEDDELMDDVGGATASQWSYDAASTDKQPVVKPAERVAIRDPKYKEKAHTKDPDQRYPWLANIMDKDKRKPDHPEYDKRTIYIPPAAWHKFSPFETQYWKIKQNLWDTIVFFKKGKFYELYENDATVGHQEFDFKMTDRVNMRMVGVPESSLDHWVNQFIAKQYKVARVDQMETNLGKEMRERQDKSKKADKVITRELACILTAGTLVDGSMLQDDMASYCVAIKESVVDGLPAFGIAFADTATGRFYLSTFVDDVDLTKFETLIAQTGPRELLLEKSRLSTKALRILKNNTSPTTIWTHLKPGEEFWEADKTRRELDCGGYFKREDADEEAWPEILQSLRDDDLAMSATGALISYLRFLKLERPLLSQGNFELYNPIQKNGILILDGQTLINLEVFSNSVNGGSEGTLFSLLNKCVTPFGKRLFRSWVAHPLCNIERINERLDAVEMLNADQTVREQFASQLVKMPDLERLISRIHAGACKPEDFVKVLEGFEQIEYTMSLLGSYKGGNGLVDRLISSMPNLDEPLSYWRSAFDRTKARDEKLLIPERGIEEDFDESSDRIEEIKQQLEDLLAEKKKEFKCKLLKFTDVGKEIYQLEAPKSVKVPSTFRQMSATKDVKRWYFPELSQLVRELQEAEETHSQLVREVASRFFQKFDVDYETWLQAIKIIAQLDCLVSLAKASASLGQPSCRPEFVDEERSTVDFQELRHPCMMNTVDDFIPNDIKLGGDQAKINLLTGANAAGKSTVLRMSCVAVIMAQIGCYVPATFARLTPVDRIMSRLGANDNIFAAQSTFFVELSETKKILSEATPRSLVILDELGRGTSSYDGVAVAQAVLHHVATHIGCVGYFATHYHSLATEFENHPEIRARRMQIHVDDEERRVTFLYKLEDGVAEGSFGMHCAAMCGISSRVIDRAEVAAKEWEHTSRLKDSLEKAKTGCYIPLGILSDIGALLGDKGEMGDAGVNVLLNAIEAL, translated from the exons ATGACGAGCCAGCGATCAACTGCGGCCCGAACGCCCGCTAAAGCGACCAAACCTGCTGCCACTACTTCTTCAGCCAAGCAGCGTTCAATCGTTTCCTTCTTCCAAAAAGCGCCCCCCTCTTCGCCCGCCGCTCccgcatcatctcctctcgCGAAAGCCTCTCCCACGCCCAAGCAATCCTCGTGCTTGAAAGAAACAACGAAGGCGAATTCTTTGCCAAAGACAACTCCGCTCTCTAagtccaagcccaagccaacTGTCGCCATCAAGCAAACAACCCCCGTGCTCGATAGTGACGCTATTGAGCCCCCGAGCTCCCAGGAGAATCTCGATTCGACCATGAAG ccctccaagaagatggatcatGACGCTCTCCCCAGCAGTCCGACTCGCAAG GTCAAAAAGGTTGTTAGTTACGCCGAATCCTCAGAGGAAGACGAACCCTTTCAGTTCGGCGGGCCCGCAAGCTCGCGTCGAAGGACAAGAGTACGACAGGTTGTTAGGGATGAGGACGATTacgaagaacaagaagaggaagaggctgaggagaacGAGAGTG ATACTATGGATGACTTTATTGCATCAGACTCAGACGAAGACACCTCTCGTtccaagaagcgaaagcgGCCCTCAAAGCCCGCTGCTCCCCGAAAACGATCCAACAAGTCATCGCCCATCCCAGAACCCGAAATAGATATCAAGGATAGcattcttgaagatgatgagctgatgGATGATGTGGGAGGCGCTACGGCCTCACAATGGAGCTACGACGCTGCCTCTACCGATAAGCAACCGGTCGTCAAGCCCGCTGAAAGAGTGGCCATAAGGGACCCCAAGTATAAAGAGAAGGCACACACCAAAGATCCCGATCAAAGGTATCCTTGGCTTGCCAATATTATGGATAAAGACAAGCGAAAGCCCGACCATCCCGAGTACGACAAGCGAACAATTTACATTCCCCCCGCTGCTTGGCACAAGTTCTCTCCTTTTGAGACTCAATACTGGAAGATCAAGCAGAACCTTTGGGATACaattgtcttcttcaagaagggcaaaTTTTACGAGTTATACGAGAACGATGCCACCGTGGGGCATCAGGAATTCGACTTCAAAATGACAGACCGGGTCAACATGCGCATGGTCGGAGTGCCCGAAAGCTCCCTTGACCACTGGGTGAACCAGTTTATCGCTAAACAATACAAAGTTGCTCGTGTCGATCAGATGGAGACAAACTTGGGTAAAGAGATGCGTGAGCGACAGGATAAGAGCAAGAAGGCCGACAAGGTTATCACCCGTGAGCTTGCTTGCATCCTTACAGCCGGAACACTTGTCGATGGTAGCATGTTGCAGGATGACATGGCCTCCTACTGTGTCGCTATCAAGGAATCTGTCGTTGACGGCCTCCCTGCTTTTGGTATCGCCTTTGCCGACACTGCTACTGGACGCTTCTACCTTTCTACCTTTGTGGATGATGTGGATTTGACCAAGTTTGAGACCCTCATCGCTCAAACCGGCCCGCGAGAACTActccttgagaagtctcGGCTGTCTACCAAGGCCCTGCGTATCCTCAAAAACAACACTAGCCCAACCACCATCTGGACGCACCTCAAGCCAGGTGAAGAGTTCTGGGAGGCGGATAAGACCCGCCGCGAACTCGACTGTGGAGGCTACttcaagagagaagatgccgatgaagaggcttGGCCCGAGATTCTCCAGTCATTGCGGGATGATGATTTGGCCATGTCGGCAACTGGTGCCTTGATCTCGTACTTGCGcttcctcaagcttgagagACCTTTACTGTCCCAGGGCAACTTCGAGCTCTACAACCCTATTCAGAAGAATGGAATACTGATCCTGGATGGCCAGAcgctcatcaaccttgaagtcttctccaactcggtCAATGGCGGTTCCGAGGGTACGTTGTTCAGCTTACTTAACAAGTGCGTCACGCCCTTTGGAAAACGTCTCTTCCGATCATGGGTCGCGCACCCGCTTTGCAACATTGAGCGTATCAATGAACgtcttgatgctgtcgagaTGCTCAATGCCGATCAGACAGTTCGGGAACAATTCGCCTCCCAGCTCGTCAAGATGCCCGACTTGGAGAGACTCATCTCCCGAATCCACGCTGGGGCGTGCAAGCCCGAGGACTTTGTTAAGGTCCTGGAAGGCTTTGAGCAGATAGAGTACACCATGAGTCTTCTGGGATCCTACAAGGGTGGCAATGGCCTCGTCGATCGCCTGATCTCGTCAATGCCCAATCTTGATGAGCCTTTGAGCTATTGGAGATCAGCATTTGATCGTACCAAGGCGCGTGATGAGAAGCTACTCATTCCTGAGCGTGGTATTGAAGAAGATTTTGATGAGAGTTCCGATCGCATCGAGGAGATTAAGCAACAACTCGAGGATCTCttggccgagaagaagaaggagttcaagtgcaagcttctcaagttcacAGACGTTGGTAAAGAGATCTACCAGCTGGAGGCCCCCAAGAGCGTCAAGGTTCCATCAACTTTCCGCCAGATGTCAGCGACAAAGGACGTCAAGCGCTGGTACTTCCCCGAACTATCCCAACTTGtgcgagagcttcaagaagcggaagaaaCGCACTCGCAGCTCGTACGTGAAGTTGCGTCGCGATTCTTCCAGAAGTTCGATGTTGACTATGAGACCTGGCTGCAAGCCATCAAGATTATCGCGCAGCTGGATTGTCTTGTCAGCCTAGCCAAGGCATCCGCATCGCTCGGCCAGCCAAGTTGCCGTCCCGAGTTCGTGGATGAGGAGCGAAGCACTGTTGACTTCCAGGAGCTGCGACATCCTTGTATGATGAACACAGTGGACGACTTCATTCCCAACGATatcaagcttggtggtgaccaggccaagatcaatTTATTGACTGGAGCCAACGCTGCCGGTAAATCCACCGTCCTTCGCATG TCTTGTGTCGccgtcatcatggctcagaTCGGATGCTACGTCCCTGCCACTTTCGCACGCCTCACTCCCGTCGACCGTATCATGTCTCGTCTCGGTGCCAACGACAACATCTTCGCCGCTCAATCTACCTTTTTCGTTGAGCTctccgagaccaagaagattcttTCCGAAGCCACACCCCGATCGTTGGTtattcttgatgaacttggtcGTGGAACCAGCTCTTACGATGGTGTCGCTGTCGCCCAGGCTGTTCTTCACCACGTCGCTACTCACATTGGCTGCGTCGGTTATTTTGCTACACACTACCACTCTCTCGCGACAGAGTTTGAGAACCATCCCGAGATCCGAGCACGAAGGATGCAGATCCACGTCGATGACGAGGAGCGTCGTGTTACCTTCTTGTACAAACTGGAAGACGGTGTCGCTGAGGGTAGTTTCGGTATGCACTGCGCCGCCATGTGTGGAATCTCATCGCGCGTCATTGACCGCGCAGAAGTCGCTGCCAAAGAATGGGAGCACACCAGTCGTCTCAAAGACAGTCTtgaaaaggcaaagacagGGTGCTACATTCCGCTGGGTATTCTCAGCGACATCGGCGCACTGCTCGGTGACAAGGGCGAAATGGGCGACGCAGGAGTGAatgttcttctcaacgctATCGAGGCATTATAA
- a CDS encoding galacturan 1,4-alpha-galacturonidase yields MKVSSFFSTLSLFAGVLAEAIELPAGVPRSIEEFRAKHPYELPVKRSHRKVYTIRHSKNDHDDVSSEFYKGLKKANKGGTLYLPKGQTFVIGKPLDLTFLNDIHVHLEGEIKFTNDTEYWQKNAYKHPFQNSIMFWKWGGKNIKLYGKGVLNGNEFAGKEILDTTNAYLRPILFYAQNATNLDIQGVHFKDSPCWTNFVVTSKDISFKDVICTARSTNATALPKNTDFFDSLNVENLNVERAWVDIGDDCFSPKSNATNVHVDTMYCNGTHGQSIGSLGQYKGEMSFVKDVVIENVWMLNGQHGARLKTWAGPDIGYGFIDNVTFRNFWGGNNEYTAFIDSCYFNINATTCAQYPSRMNITNVLFDNFTGYSSGKYGNAVARLTCSTSKDAVCENIKFKDFNIKTPCGGDPVFLCDGVEDIGVDCVSATSAAGKAALANKCVAPQASASPFKVRKFNG; encoded by the exons ATGAAGgtctcgagcttcttctcaaccctctccctcttcgcAGGCGTTCTCGCcgaggccatcgagctcCCCGCCGGTGTTCCTCGCAGCATTGAAGAGTTCCGCGCCAAGCATCCCTATGAACTCCCCGTCAAGAGAAGTCATCGCAAGGTCTATACTATCAGACATAGCAAGAATGATCACGATGATGTATCTTCAGAGTTCTACAAGggcttgaagaaggcgaaTAAGGGAGGTACGCTGTATCTTCCCAAGGGTCAGACCTTTGTCATTGGAAAGCCTCTTGATCTTACCTTTTTGAATGATATTCATGTTCATCTTGAGGGTGAGATTAAGTTTACCAATGATACGGAGTATTGGCAGAAGAATGCTTATAAGCATCCTTTCCAG AACTCGATCATGTTCTGGAAGTGGGGTGGCAAGAACATCAAACTCTACGGAAAGGGTGTTCTGAACGGTAACG AGTTTGCCGGcaaggagattcttgacaCTACCAACGCTTATCTCCGACCTATTCTGTTCTATGCTCAGAACGCCACCAACCTGGACATCCAGGGCGTTCACTTCAAGGACTCTCCCTGCTGGACCAACTTTGTCGTCACCT CCAAGGACATCTCCTTCAAGGACGTCATCTGCACTGCTCGCTCCACCAACGCCACTGCTCTCCCCAAAAACACTGACTTCTTTGACTCCCTGAATGTCGAGAACCTCAATGTTGAGCGTGCTTGGGTTGACATTGGCGACGATTGCTTCTCCCCCAAGAGCAACGCCACCAACGTCCACGTCGACACCATGTACTGCAACG GTACCCACGGTCAGTCCATTGGCTCTCTCGGCCAGTACAAGGGCGAGATGTCTTTCGTCAAGGACGTCGTCATCGAAAACGTCTGGATGCTCAACGGCCAGCACGGCGCCCGTCTCAAGACCTGGGCCGGCCCCGACATTGGCTACGgcttcatcgacaacgtGACCTTCCGCAACTTCTGGGGCGGCAACAACGAGTACACCGCCTTCATCGACTCGTGCtacttcaacatcaacgctACTACCTGCGCCCAGTACCCCTCTCGCATGAACATCACCAACGTTCTCTTTGACAACTTTACCGGCTACAGCTCCGGCAAGTATGGTAATGCTGTTGCCAGGTTGACTTGCTCGACTAGCAAGGATGCAGTTTGTGAGAACATCAAGTTTAAGgatttcaacatcaagactccTTGTGGTGGAGACCCTGTGTTCTTgtgtgatggtgttgaggatattgGCGTGGATTGTGTTAGTGCTACTAGTGCGGCGGGTAAGGCTGCTTTGGCGAATAAGTGTGTTGCGCCTCAGGCTTCTGCAAGCCCTTTCAAGGTTAGAAAGTTCAACGGTTAA